The Pseudorasbora parva isolate DD20220531a chromosome 25, ASM2467924v1, whole genome shotgun sequence genome segment GGGGGggtgtattttttaatttttttaatttaatataattttaaaaaaaaatatgaacagaCTATATCAAAGAAACTGTCATTATGATTACAAATGACAATGGTGGCCTTAATTTCTTAAATTTCACCACTATGAACCACACCTTCAATATTATGGATTAAGCATAACCTAAAAAATCCCTCTTCTGTCTGGAACTTTATTCCTCATTATGTTGTTGCAAATGTTGGTGGTCTAAATTTTGTTTTGATGTGTAACTATAATATAGATAAAATCCCAGCAACGTTATCTACCTTTCATAAACAAATGTTCCTAAGCATGATTTTTCTCctcatcattattttatttggaaTAATAGAAACACAAATTTCTTTCTTAAGAACTGGTTTGACAATAATATTACACTTGTTAGTTAGTTATATAAGGAAAAACAAAGAaggaatgtttttttcttatgATGAATTCCTTTCTTTTTATAAAATACTCAAATTACTCCAAGAgagttttcaattgtttttggTTCAGCTTCTTCAGGTACTCTCATGCTTTTTAGAAGTATCCTATTGATAAAAACATTCCCCTAAATTAGTCTTTTGATGTTAAAAATCGTATGGTGGTAAAATTCGTTTTTCGTTAAAATTCTGAAGAACAATAACATAGCTATTTGTACTCTTTTCCAAAGAGAAACTGTACCTTATGTTTTGTCTCATTGGATCCCTGTAGGATGGGAAAAAatggaaaatgtattttctggAGGAAAGTATGGTTATTACCACAGAAATATAATCTTAGAAATAAGATTAAAGAACTTTCTAAGCTTATTCACAGATTTTATTAAGCAAATCATTTTTTACAcaaatttaaagctacactgtgtaacttttttagtttaatcttagctaaaaacactgagctctttcaaaaatatatgtgctcattaatgtatatttacttctttcacgtaataaagtattctcgtaagtttataatatgccattgaaaatacatacggctgaggggttcgaatgccggtcgccatgttgcccctccatcttgaaagtacattagccaaagggggacatacccgtaaattcaagcttcgcctttcgcgttttaacactcgatggcaccgtgtcgaatgtgaagagggggattgccatgttaatcttggactaaatcggccaccgtaggagttaaaacgaaatcagaattgagaggaatagaaactattattcactggatggtcatatacctttacaccgctaaataggggaaaatatcacacagtgtagctttaaaaaaaggataaatgtgaattgtatttttttgtgacatatgaggaacCGCCTTGCAATTATTTTGGCACTGTATATACTGTACTGTTACATTATGGTGTAAGgttcaaaaatatattaattaaattatattcaatgtTTTCAAATGTACTCTTTTGGCTTTACTGGCTATTCTGATCAAGAAGAACATTACTTTTActcaattaatttaattatattattaaccaaattacacatttataagTGTAAATTTACCAataagaaacaaaattgtatgaTTTTGTTGACTGAAATATGTATATTGACAGTATCAGAGACTTTTTGAATAAGAAAGCTTTAATAACTTTGAAAGCCTGCAAAATTTATAATACTTGTTTGATTTTTATCTATGGAtaaatgtatgtgtatgtattttctgtttttgctctgaatgtttatatttattccCCCCTGGcaactgttttatttattgtaatttgttatcTCTTTTCcgctctgttttcttttttatactgtttctTTTCACAAATAGACCATGTGACTCGAGCTGAGCCAATGAGAATTGCCGCAGCTCAGGTCtgctgaacaaaacaaaaaaactagcGAACTGTCATGACTCGTACTCATGCGGCGCTTTTCTCGTGACACAACGACCCAGACCTTCAGCTCGACAGCAGTGAGGCACGACTGAAGCGACAGAAAGTAACATGGCTCACACCGGCACGTACTCACATTGTGTGCAGGTTTGGTTCTCTCTGGTTGTTGTCAGTCTCACGGTGGAGCAAGTGGAGGGAGTCTGGCCGCTGCCGCAGCAGTTCCGTCAGTCCGCGGACAGATACAGTCTGAGTCCGCAGCTCTTCTCCTTCACTTACGGGAAGGACTCGGCTGTTCAGACTGGATGCTCCATCCTGGATGCTGCTTTCAAAAGATACTTCTCTATCATATTCCCTGACTTAAAAGGATCAGGTTGGTTTATGCCTGGCAATGAATGAAACAAATGTAACGTTAACTTCCGtgtattaatatcagtactTGCAAGGGTTTTAATTcatactagttactaattacatcttcaatcgTGTAATTAGATTAAGGTACAaggtattaaagggttagttcaccccccaaaaatgaaatttctgtcattagtcaccctcatgtcgttccaaaccctgTAGGTTAAGACACTCCATGTCATAGACAACtatgaacactttcaaggtctAGAAAAGTAGTAAAaaatcgttaaaatagtccatgtgactccagtgctTTAACCTGTTATGAAGCAAAgagaatatatttttgttttcacaaaaataacaactaTATTCAACAATTTATTCTCTCAGCTCCTATCAGCATCACACGCACGCGTCTTGGTGATCACGTGAACAGCATTGGCCAATAGTAAGCTGGCGTTCTGGGGCACGCTGTGCTGTTTTACTACGTCAACAACATAGGAGACTGGCACAGATGTGAAGAAATTGTttaataaagtcgttatttttgttagttttttgtgcacaaaaagtattcttgtagcttcataaaattaaggttgaaccacttgagtcacatggactattttagcAAACGTTTTACCTTTCTGGgttttgaaagtgttaattatgttgttgttaatggaggggtcagagagctctcaggatttcatcaaaaatatattaatttgtgttctgaagatgaacgccGGTCTGGAAACCCATCCTTCTCAGATGATGGCAGTTTCACGGCTTAGGTTTGAAAATGCTTTAACCTCTCCCCTCCAACCGTTAGTCTGTTATgagcgagagatggagagaaGGAGCACTGAGGTAAAACCCTAGCCTCCAGGCTaggcatccaggctaggaaaACCCTGCCCTCTAGTCAATATTccatttcacttggaaatacgtcacagcactgaagaaaactcacttgctacttccggttcactgggactttaatgacagaaatttaattttcgagtgaactaacgctttaaggTACTCTCGAAGTATTTCATTATATGTATTACTACTTTAGAAATCCCATATCCTTGACCAGTTGAAAAATACAAGGATAGGcatgaaactgctcttttaattCTTTCAAATAAACACCCATAtagttttaaacattttatcacAAATTTTAAAAGGACATTCAAAAAGTATAGCTAAGTGCacagacatgttttttttctgttcttttgTCCGTTTAAACTTGGTTTAGGCAGCCTGTGGGCATCCAAATAGCTCTTCATAGTCAAATGAAACAATTTTGCAATACTAAATAATGTGTATTGATAtgttattgtttatttgaaCAGATAATGGGCTTCGTTACTTGTGGCCGGAGCCAAAACCCTTTGTGGTGTCAGTGAGTGTCAAAAGCAGAGGATGTGACGGCTACCCTGATGAAGATTCAGATGAGAGCTGTGAGTGTTTCCTGATCATGCGATAGAGACCCTGCTGaccttttattttctcagaTTATTTAAAGAAAGTCTGCTATAAAGGTGTAATAACACTGTCCagattaagaaatcatgttttgtgtcattttatGACATATATAAATTGCTAAGACATTCTAATGACTATTTAAACATGTTTTGCTGTTGCAGATAACCTGAGTGTGTCTGATGGCCAGGCTGTTCTGAGATCAGTGACTGTATGGGGTTCTCTGAGAGGtggttttgtttttcattcatGCATATTGTTTTGCTTGAAAGCACTAACTAATGATTTATCTTTTTTCTACTTATGAAACCTGAAAATCAGGTCTGGAGTCCTTGAGTCAGCTTGTGTACCAGGATGATTATGGCTCTGTAAGTGTTGTGTGACAGCGTCTAGTGATTTTAATAAACTGCTATAGTGCCACGGCATATTAGCGTGTTAAATATGTCCTTTTATTCAACCTTTCCATCCAGTATTTTCTCAACAAGACAGAAATTGTAGACTTCCCACGGTTTGCATTTAGAGGACTTTTACTGGACACTTCAAGGCATTATTTACCGCTCCATGCTATTCTGAAGACCCTGGTATGTATTTACTGTTCAGTAATTCGAATTTGAtgctcaaaaacatttattattatcaatgttttagacagttgtgctgcttcatattttctTGGAAAActtgatacatttttacaggATATTTTGAGGATTATACAgacacaacatttatttaaatagaaaCTTTTGTAACATAATACATTTCTCTTCTGTCGCTTTTGATCAATTGGattccttgctgaataaatatattaagcatTGTGAAATAAACACAATTTAAAATTTCCTTAGGATGCTATGGCCTACAGTAAATTCAATGTCTTTCACTGGCACATCGTGGATGACCCTTCCTTTCCGTATCAGAGCCGCACCTTTCCTGACCTCAGTAATAAGGTAGAATCACCTGCAGTAAagtttttatatgcatttattgtttttattaattttaatggaTTTTAGAtgctgtatatataatatacaccaATCAGTGATATTATTTTGACCATTATGAGGTgatgtgaataacactgattatctcttcatcactgaACCTGTtaatgggtgggatatattaggcaataagtgaacattttgttcggccaaggctcattaatgcatgtggggagcgaaCAGACAAGCgactgtagctcaaattactCAAGAAGTCAATGCTGGTTctaatagaaaggtgtcagaatatacagtgtcgcagtttgttgtgtatggagcTGCACAGCCACAGACCAGCCAGGGTGCCCGTggtgacccctgtccaccgctgaAAGGGCCAACATTTGGCACTTGAGCattagaactggaccacggagcaatggaagaaggtggcctggtctgatgaatcacgttttcttttacatcacatggatgtccgggtgcgtgtgtgtcgcttagctggggaacacatggcaccaggatgcattttgggaagaaggcaagctggcggaggcagtgtgatgctatGGCCAatattctgctgggaaaccttgggttctgccatccatgtggatgttactttaacACGTACCACGACAACGTATAACACATTGtttcagaccatgtacaccctttcatggaaactgtattctttagtggctgtggcctctttcagcaggataatgtgtactgccaaaaagcaaaaatggttcaggaatggtttgaggagcacaacaacgagttgtTTTGCCTAATCTGTGTATACTCTATATCTCAATGCAGCTACAGTGTTACTTTACTATTATTTACTATTATAAtattcattaatattttaaataagcttttatttttatattcagtttttattttattttagtttgttttagtCTCTTTTTTTATcaccttttgtcttttttttttgttataaaatatttttttcgatttagctttattttattttatttttagtttaaaaaaaagtttttctttaATTTATTGTAGCATTATTTTTAGTTGGTGAGTgacttttaatagttttagttttagttaccAACAATAACACTGTCATATCTTCTTCTAGGGAGCTTTTCATCCGTTTACTCATATCTACACGCAGTCAGATGTGACGAGAGTGATTGAACATGCTAGAATGAGGGGCATTAGAGTCGTACCTGAGTTTGACACGCCGGGACACACTCAGTCATGGGGGAAAggtacccacacacacacacacacacacacacacacacacacacacacacacacacacacacacacgtacactgTGTTTTTGGGAATTGTGCGGtctttccataggtgtaatggattttatactttacaaactgtacattatatTCCTCtacaaacctacccatcatagggaacattctgcatttttacattttcaataaaacataatttagtatgtttatgaatccatttacattgtgagGACCAAtcgctggtccccacaatgtaggtgagctcaggtttatattacattgtggaaacatttggtccccacaatgtaatataaacaagtatacatacaaacatacacacacacacacatcctgtattgtggaaatttacttttaaaaggaATGTGTTACGATATTGCGTTACTTTATAAAAAACGACCTAATGGTGTAACAgttactttttattaaaaaaagtttataaaggCATCTTAACACAGCAAAGGTGCCACAGTCATTTGAAGTTACTTATAAtcacaaaaatgtgcattta includes the following:
- the hexa gene encoding beta-hexosaminidase subunit alpha, with the protein product MAHTGTYSHCVQVWFSLVVVSLTVEQVEGVWPLPQQFRQSADRYSLSPQLFSFTYGKDSAVQTGCSILDAAFKRYFSIIFPDLKGSDNGLRYLWPEPKPFVVSVSVKSRGCDGYPDEDSDESYNLSVSDGQAVLRSVTVWGSLRGLESLSQLVYQDDYGSYFLNKTEIVDFPRFAFRGLLLDTSRHYLPLHAILKTLDAMAYSKFNVFHWHIVDDPSFPYQSRTFPDLSNKGAFHPFTHIYTQSDVTRVIEHARMRGIRVVPEFDTPGHTQSWGKGQPDLLTPCYKGDVPSGSFGPVDPTVDTTYKFMERLLKEVKYVFPDSYVHLGGDEVSFACWQSNPNVRKFMAKMGFGNDFTKLESFYMESIMNMTTALNKTSIVWQDVFDYHERIPQDTVLEIWKGKGYQAELSKMTKAGHRVLLSAPWYINHISYGQDWRMSYAVQPQNFSGTDEQKKLVIGGEVAMWGEYVDATNLSPRLWPRACAAAERLWSDEEKTLNADLAFPRLEKFRCQLLKRGIQAEPLFVGHCKHEYNGL